In a single window of the Procambarus clarkii isolate CNS0578487 chromosome 51, FALCON_Pclarkii_2.0, whole genome shotgun sequence genome:
- the LOC138351825 gene encoding uncharacterized protein, with product MRECGTGAVTECGTGVVKECGTEAVRERGTEAVRECGTGAVRECGTGALKECGIWAMRECGTGAVTECGTGVVKECGTEAVKECGTEAVRERGTEAVRERGTEAVRECGTGVVRECGTGAVRYHWGVERVWPRASKGVALRQ from the coding sequence atgagggagtgtggcactggggctgtgacggagtgtggcactggggtggtgaaggagtgtggcactgaggctgTGAGGGAGCGTGGCACtgaggctgtgagggagtgtggcactggggcggtgagggagtgtggcactggggcgttgAAGGAGTGTGGAATTTGGgcgatgagggagtgtggcactggggctgtgacggagtgtggcactggggtggtgaaggagtgtggcactgaggctgtgaaggagtgtggcactgaggctgTGAGGGAGCGTGGCACTGAGGCTGTGAGGGAGCGTGGCACtgaggctgtgagggagtgtggcacaggggtggtgagggagtgtggcactggggcggtgaggtatCACTGGGGTGTTGAGAGAGTGTGGCCCAGGGCCAGTAAGGGAGTAGCACtgcggcagtga